One genomic segment of Rivularia sp. PCC 7116 includes these proteins:
- the hpsA gene encoding hormogonium polysaccharide biosynthesis protein HpsA, which produces MKNRKLVRAFQNFYQQFQRKHPSTVKEQSLWLLRSFIVTKKRPDWVNAGFVLPTVAMVSLVVVLLTVAILFRSFERSKNASNVRVNQAVLKAATPAIDRARAKIDKLFTDPTLPRSTPSDSSLDNAFTQNLSNYTFGDETPLAVRYDINKNRSISTNSTSLEDREVTNTAWRFPVDTDNNGKYDSFTLYGVFFRSPSRSDDGKFNRARSPLEARTPPMDDGSLGGLCAAARGTSFSLIGDSGWYKSGGNLKKSFFVYATTVPITDKDTRKYGNNYETYQGNQGFSAIEFQQDQERVPVINNAVVYEDDLEITPGAGLSLNGRVFTNSNLLTATIWEPIRLYQVSSPNSCFYQAENSKIIVGGNLAYGRIFGSNRRNAVRVDLFKPGAEGTFARIDANTRSVNNSSADTAYNAQAYARRINLQVERALQVTTRPDDFSRDPQEVQENIRAKLEDSTREVEDVRREELEAYFKKRTRKVPFRDPVQNPTTVTLQGLGTDLLRGPDRWIYPFSITNNSTSYTGLSLYLNRLPATEPNKLKEVNKEEEKYLGDRIILGNNLPALWYDPQTKNFVGKETRQTVLPKSNNTRWTDYEDEETKYRYRNTQIQQLISLEGATKRNDFFEQKAAEPPKNPLDNVGGMRAVTGAGIYIDDVTFARGANASLAAPGWDTNFVDPTNRDVNRVWVNSLNFGTLAPIITWPDSMPMGNPTDDASRGDLLMRATAVYHYKDNNGEDQTPIACVSSYYDPTNSTTAQNNRTVRGFWQNPDAAPGANGKSNNGITYTSYSGSRAAAISRNRRQLDAQARLVFPNGRFVNEPLRDAMLNFGSRQPLTMTDNSAIDAAVCAIEILNGRVRPNASKVPHGTFYEKAFLDTRQIKSIENTQNTADPTIDPTYTGTLEQRQPLEVRVTAIDLDQLRRTRIGTASPTREYLLPNSGIIYATRDDALLDMSDQPGRNQNNERIQTQNIDRRKLISPTDYKLDPTRRPNGIMLINGSRLDRETNYRDEEKGLILATNVPAYIRGDFNLHARGGNANQPVEEFLEDLRNNDGKIDWSKFYKRSRLDDNFACRKNDPRLPANKCTQGDSWRPATVIADAVTVLSDNFRYGFRNEGDYDLRNNAGNVVVPNYDFDDDGTIGGLDETAIRIDLTGDRDTTDPQEILFADLNGDGDTNDRNVSEANQITVRAIRRKLGFFDNNYLTSADWADTAGANLGFPKNDFDADTRGNQPGSSYVNNFVTPIQRRVMFHEYVMEVCPRIPVETCRPQDWVVLVDDDNNPRTAPVPTPANQLQVENPGGNGELATRLVSGTTAQVADAENQAFMRRVAFLRDTNNKLVLDRNGYPVPLGINQNGRVAYYPYNNLTIPFDTTNNTFVLNPDTSTDTVDIPAFSRRSTNQRPRLVNTALWFRTADDGGFGGGQTRGTNYGNQNPLYFSNRFTPDSTVTAPVGNYQVATNGDHPLLIPVLQIHMPDDTWTNNAQRNPGTSRSSLPTNVNDRGIIKNRNWLQRATNTTTNLIIAGGDTPASRTETNGGLENFVRYLEQWRTNERSPQFNHNLSGSLIQYKRSAYASAPWQVLRTGGQSLYRDYQNLYRTDISGGRTPFYTPPSRQWGFDVGLLSQLPDLFAQTFTLPPTTRPNEFFRQVSRDDQWVQTLLCAKTVNINNRGQIQMTNNNAVSDNQRPADFCKEKTGG; this is translated from the coding sequence ATGAAAAATCGTAAGTTAGTCAGGGCATTTCAAAACTTTTACCAACAGTTTCAGCGTAAACATCCATCTACTGTCAAGGAACAAAGTTTATGGCTTTTACGAAGTTTTATAGTTACGAAAAAACGACCGGATTGGGTAAATGCTGGTTTTGTATTGCCTACAGTAGCAATGGTTTCGTTGGTTGTTGTATTGCTGACTGTTGCAATTTTGTTTCGCTCGTTTGAACGTTCTAAAAATGCTAGCAATGTCAGAGTCAATCAAGCTGTTTTGAAAGCCGCTACTCCGGCAATAGATAGAGCTAGAGCGAAGATTGATAAATTATTTACCGACCCTACGCTACCACGTTCTACTCCATCAGATAGTTCTCTTGATAATGCTTTCACCCAAAATCTTTCCAACTATACCTTTGGTGATGAAACTCCCTTAGCAGTTCGCTACGACATTAATAAAAACAGAAGTATAAGCACTAATAGCACCTCTCTAGAAGATAGAGAAGTTACAAACACTGCGTGGAGATTTCCTGTTGATACTGATAACAACGGCAAATATGATAGCTTCACACTTTATGGGGTTTTCTTTCGCAGCCCCAGCCGTAGTGACGATGGTAAATTTAACCGCGCTCGTTCTCCTTTAGAAGCTAGAACACCACCTATGGATGACGGTTCTTTAGGTGGACTTTGTGCGGCAGCAAGAGGTACTAGTTTTAGTTTGATTGGTGATTCTGGCTGGTATAAATCGGGAGGAAACCTCAAAAAAAGCTTCTTTGTTTATGCTACGACCGTACCGATTACCGATAAGGATACTCGCAAATATGGTAATAATTACGAAACATACCAAGGAAACCAAGGCTTTTCTGCTATAGAGTTCCAGCAAGACCAAGAAAGGGTGCCAGTCATTAATAATGCGGTGGTTTATGAAGACGATTTAGAAATCACCCCTGGTGCTGGACTAAGCCTCAACGGAAGAGTTTTTACCAATAGTAATTTGCTGACAGCAACAATTTGGGAGCCGATTCGTTTGTACCAAGTCAGCAGTCCTAATTCATGTTTTTACCAAGCAGAAAATAGCAAAATTATTGTTGGTGGTAATCTTGCTTACGGTCGTATTTTTGGCTCAAATAGAAGAAATGCCGTTCGAGTAGATTTATTTAAACCAGGAGCGGAAGGCACTTTTGCAAGAATTGATGCTAATACTAGATCGGTTAACAACTCTTCTGCCGATACAGCTTACAACGCTCAAGCTTATGCTCGGAGAATTAATTTACAAGTTGAAAGGGCACTTCAGGTAACTACTAGACCTGATGATTTCAGTCGAGATCCGCAGGAAGTACAGGAAAATATTAGAGCTAAACTTGAAGATTCGACCAGAGAAGTTGAAGATGTACGTCGAGAAGAATTAGAAGCTTACTTTAAAAAGCGTACTCGTAAAGTTCCTTTTAGAGACCCAGTACAAAATCCTACAACCGTAACTCTTCAAGGTTTGGGAACTGATTTATTAAGAGGTCCAGATAGATGGATTTATCCTTTTTCTATTACTAACAATAGTACAAGTTATACCGGACTAAGCCTTTACCTTAATAGATTACCTGCCACAGAGCCAAATAAACTCAAGGAAGTTAATAAAGAAGAAGAAAAATACTTAGGCGATCGCATCATACTCGGAAATAATTTACCCGCTCTATGGTATGACCCACAAACCAAAAACTTCGTAGGTAAAGAAACTCGTCAAACCGTTTTACCAAAATCAAACAATACAAGATGGACTGACTATGAAGACGAAGAAACTAAATACCGCTACCGAAACACTCAAATCCAGCAATTAATTAGTCTTGAAGGTGCTACCAAGCGCAACGACTTTTTCGAGCAAAAAGCCGCAGAACCGCCAAAAAATCCCCTCGATAACGTTGGTGGAATGCGTGCAGTCACTGGAGCGGGTATTTATATTGATGATGTGACATTTGCTAGAGGAGCCAATGCTTCTTTAGCGGCTCCAGGTTGGGATACAAACTTTGTCGATCCAACTAATAGAGATGTAAATCGAGTTTGGGTTAATAGTCTTAACTTCGGCACTTTAGCACCGATAATTACTTGGCCCGATTCTATGCCAATGGGCAATCCTACGGATGATGCATCCAGAGGCGATTTGTTAATGAGAGCAACTGCTGTTTATCATTACAAAGACAATAATGGTGAAGATCAGACACCAATCGCTTGTGTAAGCAGTTACTACGACCCAACAAACTCAACTACAGCCCAAAATAATCGTACCGTTAGAGGATTCTGGCAAAATCCTGACGCAGCTCCAGGAGCTAATGGTAAATCGAATAATGGTATTACTTATACTTCTTACAGTGGATCTAGAGCGGCTGCTATTTCTAGAAATAGGAGACAGCTAGATGCTCAAGCCAGACTGGTATTTCCTAACGGGCGGTTTGTGAATGAACCTTTAAGAGACGCGATGCTAAATTTTGGCAGTCGCCAACCTCTGACAATGACTGATAATTCCGCAATCGATGCAGCAGTATGTGCGATTGAAATTCTCAACGGTAGGGTAAGACCTAATGCGAGTAAGGTACCTCACGGAACCTTCTACGAAAAAGCCTTCTTGGATACCAGACAAATCAAATCAATCGAAAACACCCAGAATACAGCCGATCCAACTATAGATCCAACTTACACAGGTACCTTAGAACAACGTCAACCTTTAGAAGTCCGCGTTACAGCTATAGATTTAGACCAATTGCGTCGGACACGCATTGGTACTGCTTCCCCCACCAGAGAATATCTACTGCCAAACAGCGGCATTATTTACGCCACCCGCGATGATGCTCTCTTAGATATGAGCGATCAACCTGGTAGAAATCAAAATAACGAAAGAATTCAAACCCAAAATATCGATAGAAGGAAATTAATTAGCCCAACAGACTACAAACTCGATCCTACTCGTCGTCCTAACGGCATTATGTTAATTAATGGTTCGCGTTTAGATCGCGAGACAAACTACAGAGACGAAGAAAAGGGTTTAATTTTAGCAACTAATGTTCCTGCCTATATCAGAGGTGATTTTAATCTCCATGCGAGAGGAGGCAATGCCAATCAGCCAGTTGAAGAGTTTCTAGAAGACTTAAGAAACAATGACGGAAAAATTGATTGGAGTAAGTTCTACAAACGCTCCAGGCTTGACGATAACTTCGCTTGTCGTAAAAATGACCCAAGACTGCCAGCAAACAAATGTACTCAAGGAGATAGTTGGCGACCGGCAACAGTAATAGCGGATGCAGTTACGGTGCTATCTGATAATTTCCGTTATGGTTTCCGTAACGAAGGAGACTACGACCTGAGAAATAATGCAGGTAATGTCGTAGTTCCTAACTATGACTTTGATGACGATGGCACTATAGGTGGTTTAGATGAAACAGCTATAAGAATTGACCTCACCGGCGATAGAGATACCACCGATCCTCAAGAAATTTTGTTTGCCGATCTTAATGGTGATGGAGATACAAATGACCGCAACGTATCTGAAGCAAACCAAATAACTGTCAGAGCAATTCGTAGAAAACTAGGTTTCTTTGACAATAATTACCTTACCAGTGCTGATTGGGCTGATACTGCCGGTGCTAATTTAGGCTTCCCCAAAAATGACTTTGATGCTGACACGAGAGGTAATCAACCGGGAAGTTCCTACGTTAACAACTTCGTGACTCCAATTCAGCGACGAGTCATGTTTCACGAATATGTAATGGAAGTTTGCCCCAGGATACCCGTAGAAACCTGTCGTCCTCAAGATTGGGTTGTTCTGGTTGATGATGATAACAATCCAAGAACAGCACCTGTACCTACACCAGCCAACCAACTACAAGTAGAAAACCCAGGAGGAAATGGAGAGCTAGCAACTAGACTTGTATCAGGTACGACTGCTCAAGTTGCTGACGCGGAAAACCAAGCTTTCATGCGTAGGGTTGCTTTCTTACGAGACACCAATAACAAACTGGTACTCGATAGGAATGGTTATCCCGTACCGTTGGGAATTAATCAAAACGGTAGAGTTGCTTATTATCCATACAACAATCTAACTATTCCATTTGACACCACTAACAATACCTTCGTACTTAATCCTGATACTAGTACAGATACAGTAGATATCCCCGCCTTCAGTCGCAGAAGTACCAACCAACGACCCCGATTAGTAAATACCGCCTTATGGTTTAGAACTGCCGACGACGGAGGTTTTGGTGGCGGACAAACTAGAGGAACTAATTACGGAAACCAAAACCCGCTGTATTTTTCTAATAGATTTACCCCAGATTCTACTGTCACTGCCCCTGTAGGAAACTACCAAGTCGCAACTAATGGCGACCACCCGCTCTTAATACCAGTGCTGCAAATTCATATGCCAGATGATACCTGGACTAACAATGCCCAGAGGAACCCCGGCACAAGCAGAAGCAGCTTACCTACTAACGTCAACGATAGAGGAATTATTAAAAACAGAAACTGGTTGCAAAGAGCCACTAATACAACAACAAACTTAATTATTGCTGGAGGCGATACTCCTGCGAGCCGAACTGAGACTAATGGTGGTTTAGAAAACTTTGTACGTTATCTAGAACAGTGGAGAACAAACGAAAGAAGTCCGCAATTTAACCACAACTTAAGTGGCTCGCTGATTCAATACAAACGTAGTGCTTATGCAAGTGCCCCTTGGCAAGTTTTACGCACAGGAGGTCAAAGTCTTTATCGCGATTACCAGAATCTTTACCGAACAGATATCAGTGGAGGAAGAACACCATTTTATACACCACCTTCACGTCAATGGGGTTTTGATGTTGGTTTGCTTTCTCAACTTCCTGACTTGTTTGCTCAAACCTTTACTTTACCACCTACAACTAGACCTAATGAATTCTTTAGACAAGTAAGCCGGGACGATCAATGGGTTCAAACATTACTTTGTGCGAAAACCGTAAATATCAATAATCGAGGTCAAATTCAAATGACTAACAACAATGCAGTGTCTGACAATCAACGTCCAGCCGACTTCTGTAAAGAAAAAACAGGTGGATAA
- the hpsE gene encoding hormogonium polysaccharide biosynthesis glycosyltransferase HpsE → MKECLNFTVAIPTYNGGSRLSEILERLKNQLHTEDISWEIIVVDNNSNDDTANIVKKYQENWQYPFPLRYCFELKQGLAYAREKAVSEAKGELIGFLDDDNYPVSSWVAKAYEFARKYPKAGAIASQIHPNWEIEPPENFQRIAPFLAIVERGNTPLFYNPKSKLLPPGAGLVIRKQAWLESVPNQLILTGRIVGNMLTGEDTEMLSYIQQSNWEIWYNPEMEIYHQIPEWRLQKEYLFPFFKGIGLSRYVTRMVDIKPLLKPAAIFAYMANDLRKILFHIFKHGKKVKTDLVAACEMQLFINSLISPFYLWRNGYFNNKYQG, encoded by the coding sequence ATGAAAGAGTGTCTAAACTTTACCGTAGCTATCCCTACATACAACGGTGGAAGTCGGTTATCCGAAATTTTAGAAAGGCTGAAAAATCAGCTGCATACTGAAGATATTTCTTGGGAAATTATTGTTGTTGATAACAATAGCAACGATGATACAGCAAATATCGTTAAAAAATACCAAGAAAATTGGCAATATCCCTTTCCTTTACGATACTGCTTCGAGCTAAAACAAGGTTTAGCATACGCCCGTGAAAAAGCAGTATCCGAAGCCAAAGGTGAATTGATCGGTTTCCTCGATGACGATAACTATCCCGTGTCAAGCTGGGTTGCGAAAGCTTATGAATTTGCTCGAAAATACCCCAAGGCTGGTGCGATTGCCAGTCAAATACATCCCAACTGGGAAATTGAGCCGCCAGAAAACTTTCAACGCATAGCGCCATTTCTAGCAATTGTAGAAAGAGGCAATACACCTTTGTTTTACAATCCAAAAAGTAAACTATTACCTCCAGGTGCAGGATTAGTTATTCGTAAGCAAGCTTGGTTGGAAAGCGTACCCAACCAACTAATTTTGACTGGTAGAATTGTTGGTAATATGCTGACGGGTGAAGACACCGAAATGCTGTCTTATATTCAACAATCAAACTGGGAAATTTGGTACAACCCAGAGATGGAAATTTATCATCAGATTCCCGAATGGCGATTACAAAAAGAATATTTATTCCCTTTCTTTAAGGGTATTGGGTTAAGCCGGTACGTTACCAGAATGGTTGATATAAAACCATTATTAAAGCCAGCAGCAATATTTGCTTATATGGCAAACGACTTGCGAAAAATTTTATTTCATATATTTAAACACGGTAAAAAAGTTAAAACAGATTTAGTCGCAGCCTGTGAAATGCAACTGTTTATAAATAGCTTGATCAGCCCTTTTTATCTGTGGAGAAACGGTTATTTTAATAACAAATATCAAGGATAA
- a CDS encoding Tfp pilus assembly protein FimT/FimU: MFDKHWNKDSNSGFTLLEVLIAILAIGILAAYSAPSWLAFVDTRRLNVASDKIYLALRSAQSKAQKTKTTWQFSLREKKDIVQWAIHPETLDPNNANWNSLDSSVVLDEETTLILRKSTNVRHIQFDYRGSIKKPPLGRITLSSKYGGKTKRCVYISTILGAIRTAKERDKPRRGSGDYCY, translated from the coding sequence ATGTTTGATAAACACTGGAATAAAGATTCCAACAGCGGCTTTACTTTGCTTGAAGTGCTGATAGCAATTTTGGCAATTGGTATATTAGCTGCTTATTCTGCGCCGTCTTGGCTAGCTTTTGTCGATACTCGTCGGCTCAACGTTGCTTCCGATAAAATTTATCTAGCTTTACGTAGCGCACAAAGTAAAGCCCAAAAAACGAAAACTACTTGGCAGTTTAGCCTCCGCGAGAAAAAAGATATAGTACAGTGGGCTATTCACCCCGAGACATTAGATCCGAATAACGCGAATTGGAATAGTTTAGATTCAAGTGTAGTTTTAGACGAAGAAACTACCTTGATTTTGCGAAAATCAACTAACGTCAGACATATTCAGTTTGATTACAGGGGCAGCATCAAAAAGCCGCCTTTGGGAAGAATCACTTTATCTAGTAAATATGGCGGAAAAACGAAACGATGCGTTTATATTTCAACAATTTTAGGAGCAATAAGAACCGCAAAAGAACGCGATAAGCCTCGACGAGGCAGCGGTGATTATTGTTATTAA
- the hpsC gene encoding hormogonium polysaccharide secretion pseudopilin HpsC, protein MMRNQLHFLIQNKLKQKTYHSTNKNNGFTLIELIVAMVLAVLVITPLLGFMINILDTDRKEQAKVNSEQEVQTALDYIAQDLQQAIYIYDAKGVKAIQNNLPYRTNTDRVPVLVFWKRQFEKEAVGGNFTGRNDSFVYSLVAYYLIQSNNTNNRDEKWSNQYRIARFELKDGVRDLDNPFTRSGQINYAKDKNGQRIEPDKGFALFELSNPAITGTFEEKMNSWKKGKISTNATYELSNTQVLLDYIDASQDKSLTSVDCETVFDLSRYTTTKQTDKRKSLKVPAFEGTYRYSSSATLKKLGNSSFYACVDVDTVSAKVFIRGNAFARINEKDNSYSDSRQSYFPTASVLVKGRGLIGTN, encoded by the coding sequence ATGATGAGAAATCAACTACATTTCTTGATTCAGAATAAGCTCAAACAAAAGACTTATCATTCTACTAATAAAAATAACGGCTTTACTCTTATAGAACTCATAGTCGCAATGGTGCTTGCGGTTTTGGTGATAACACCTTTACTGGGTTTTATGATTAATATTTTAGATACCGATAGAAAAGAACAAGCCAAGGTAAACTCAGAGCAAGAAGTCCAGACAGCCCTTGACTACATCGCTCAAGATTTACAACAAGCTATTTATATATATGATGCAAAAGGTGTAAAGGCTATCCAAAATAATCTTCCTTACAGAACTAATACAGATAGAGTTCCCGTATTAGTTTTTTGGAAAAGGCAGTTTGAAAAAGAAGCTGTAGGTGGTAATTTTACAGGTAGAAATGATAGTTTTGTTTACTCTTTAGTTGCTTACTACTTAATTCAAAGTAATAACACTAATAATAGAGATGAAAAATGGTCTAATCAATATCGTATTGCTCGGTTTGAATTAAAAGATGGAGTCCGAGATTTAGATAATCCTTTTACAAGGAGCGGACAAATTAACTATGCAAAAGATAAAAATGGTCAACGCATTGAACCCGATAAAGGTTTTGCTTTATTTGAATTAAGCAACCCTGCAATAACGGGAACTTTTGAAGAAAAAATGAATAGCTGGAAAAAAGGCAAGATTAGTACAAATGCAACCTATGAGTTAAGTAATACTCAGGTTTTGCTTGATTACATTGACGCAAGTCAGGATAAATCTTTAACAAGTGTTGATTGTGAAACAGTTTTTGATTTGAGTAGATACACTACCACCAAGCAAACAGATAAAAGAAAATCATTAAAGGTACCAGCTTTTGAAGGTACTTACAGATATTCAAGCAGCGCAACTTTAAAGAAATTAGGTAATAGCAGTTTTTATGCTTGTGTAGATGTTGACACAGTATCAGCAAAAGTATTTATCAGAGGTAATGCTTTTGCTCGGATAAATGAGAAAGACAACAGCTATAGTGACAGTCGTCAATCCTATTTTCCCACAGCAAGCGTTTTAGTTAAAGGTCGAGGATTAATAGGTACCAATTAA
- a CDS encoding TIGR04282 family arsenosugar biosynthesis glycosyltransferase — protein MFVSPKIAKQHLIIFTRYPQPGKTKTRLIPALGAEGAANLQRQMTEYTLSKVKKFQESAAISFEIRFADGNLQLMQNWLGTELNYQLQGEGDLGKRMENSFMNAFNQGAQEVAIIGIDCPGVNNQVLTEAFQKIQNSDLLLGPAVDGGYYLIALKRAIGQLFTNIDWGTAKVLQQTVDIAQQLNLSVAYLPTLADVDRPEDLPIWQRADGQSATSD, from the coding sequence GTGTTTGTTTCACCAAAAATAGCCAAACAGCATTTAATTATTTTCACTCGCTATCCCCAACCAGGTAAAACTAAAACCAGACTGATACCCGCTTTGGGAGCAGAAGGTGCTGCAAATCTACAGCGACAAATGACAGAATACACTTTATCTAAAGTGAAGAAATTTCAAGAATCGGCTGCAATATCTTTTGAAATTAGATTTGCAGATGGAAATTTACAGCTGATGCAAAACTGGTTGGGAACAGAATTAAATTACCAGCTTCAAGGAGAAGGGGATTTAGGAAAGCGCATGGAAAACTCTTTTATGAATGCTTTTAATCAAGGCGCTCAAGAAGTCGCTATCATCGGTATTGATTGCCCAGGCGTAAATAATCAAGTTTTAACAGAAGCTTTTCAAAAAATCCAAAATAGCGACTTATTGCTAGGTCCAGCCGTTGATGGTGGCTATTATCTAATTGCTTTAAAGCGTGCCATCGGACAATTATTTACTAACATAGACTGGGGAACCGCCAAGGTATTGCAACAAACTGTGGATATTGCCCAGCAACTTAATTTATCAGTTGCTTATTTGCCAACCTTGGCTGACGTTGACAGACCGGAAGATTTACCTATTTGGCAGAGAGCCGATGGGCAATCGGCTACCAGTGACTAG
- the hpsB gene encoding hormogonium polysaccharide secretion pseudopilin HpsB translates to MLKYQLQKIYSKQHQAGFTIIESLVAVIVLGILMTAIAPTILISAATRVQSRRVELATQAARAYIDGVNSGNIPAPPISSTNNIKPPKTGLNCKANDLKKSQGYCSSPTETSYRVFCVDGTGDGACSKDKSKDLIVQAFGFNSNSTDAADGYRMGVRVYRADAFEDNKALISNQSSGKKVTQSTFTGGLGKRKAPLLEMVTEVSNQQTNFQNFCTRLDNNTNRNSTCNN, encoded by the coding sequence ATGCTCAAATACCAACTACAGAAAATATATTCCAAACAGCATCAAGCAGGTTTTACAATCATTGAGTCGTTAGTCGCAGTAATTGTACTTGGTATTTTAATGACTGCGATCGCTCCGACAATTCTGATTTCAGCTGCGACGCGAGTTCAATCCAGACGTGTGGAATTAGCGACACAAGCAGCCAGAGCTTATATTGATGGCGTAAATTCCGGAAATATCCCCGCACCACCGATTTCAAGCACGAATAATATCAAACCACCCAAGACAGGTTTAAATTGCAAAGCAAATGACCTTAAAAAAAGTCAAGGTTACTGTTCCTCACCAACAGAAACATCTTATAGAGTTTTTTGCGTTGATGGTACTGGTGATGGGGCATGTAGCAAAGACAAATCAAAAGATTTAATTGTGCAGGCATTTGGTTTCAACTCAAATTCAACAGATGCTGCCGATGGTTATAGAATGGGCGTTCGAGTCTACCGAGCAGATGCTTTTGAAGATAATAAGGCTCTGATTTCTAACCAATCATCTGGAAAAAAAGTAACTCAATCAACTTTTACTGGTGGACTTGGTAAACGCAAAGCTCCTTTACTTGAGATGGTAACAGAAGTTTCTAACCAACAAACTAACTTTCAAAATTTTTGCACTCGTTTAGACAACAATACCAATAGAAATTCTACCTGTAACAATTAA
- a CDS encoding Tfp pilus assembly protein FimT/FimU has protein sequence MKNKLFAKLLQKNYLRTNSVTDDSYQKRYLGHFHNLTSGFTLIEVMVVIAMVGILSAIVAPSWLSFVAKQRLNKANDSVLAALQESQRQAKNTKRSYSVSFRTNNKQPQIAIHPSVVEPDKYWRELGEEAGVNTEKLLIGTNLDGINKTKNIVSYGSNYIKSKPQTISFNYLGILDTKEDGDSSDTSLKFLVAIPQTKTPTKPSDEKRCVVIETLIGGIVTAKNEDCDKYK, from the coding sequence ATGAAAAATAAGTTATTTGCAAAACTGCTACAGAAGAATTATTTACGAACAAATTCTGTGACAGATGATTCTTATCAAAAGCGTTATCTAGGACATTTTCACAATTTAACTTCTGGCTTCACTTTGATAGAAGTCATGGTAGTTATAGCTATGGTAGGTATTCTCTCAGCGATAGTAGCACCAAGTTGGCTTTCGTTTGTTGCCAAACAGCGATTAAATAAAGCTAACGATAGCGTATTAGCAGCACTGCAAGAATCACAACGGCAAGCCAAAAATACTAAGCGTAGTTACAGCGTTAGTTTTAGAACTAATAACAAACAACCTCAAATAGCAATTCATCCTAGCGTTGTAGAACCCGATAAATACTGGCGCGAATTGGGAGAAGAAGCTGGAGTCAACACAGAAAAACTATTAATCGGGACAAATCTTGATGGCATAAATAAAACTAAAAATATTGTATCCTATGGCTCTAATTATATTAAAAGTAAGCCCCAAACCATTAGCTTTAACTATCTGGGAATTTTAGACACTAAAGAAGATGGAGATTCTTCCGATACTAGTTTAAAATTTTTGGTCGCTATACCTCAAACCAAAACTCCCACAAAGCCCAGTGACGAGAAACGTTGTGTTGTTATAGAAACCCTCATTGGAGGAATAGTAACTGCAAAAAATGAGGATTGCGATAAATACAAATAA
- a CDS encoding HpsJ family protein, protein MVNRLATVNTSRTLKVVGIILILSFLVDVLILSFPPRPTDERWLVGLITAFVDRGIVPMVGLGMLFAGHWVDSFDDSSPSGVDLRLPALILSTILGFIFFAFFPLHLNSVRQITDSDVKQVEARAEQAEGQVNSQLQQVQARLSTDQAKAQIQKQRDQVKAQFTELLKDDTRYKQAIENPNIPQQQKELLQRFKKDPKALDKFIADQSDPTQLATQRLTQIRQDKEAAVKRAKDSAFKSGLRVSISSLLLSIGYSIIGWTGLRSKGTASGGGKRKATAR, encoded by the coding sequence ATGGTTAATCGTTTGGCTACTGTAAATACTTCCCGCACCTTGAAAGTGGTGGGGATTATCTTGATTTTGTCTTTTTTAGTTGATGTTTTAATACTTTCATTCCCTCCCCGACCTACTGACGAGCGATGGTTAGTTGGGTTAATAACTGCATTTGTTGACCGGGGAATTGTGCCCATGGTGGGTTTAGGTATGCTATTCGCAGGACATTGGGTTGATAGTTTTGATGATTCTAGTCCTTCGGGCGTAGACTTGAGGTTGCCTGCGCTGATTTTGTCAACTATCTTAGGCTTTATTTTCTTCGCATTCTTCCCTCTGCACCTCAACAGCGTCCGACAAATCACCGACAGCGATGTTAAACAAGTTGAAGCAAGAGCCGAGCAAGCGGAAGGTCAAGTTAACAGTCAGCTACAGCAGGTGCAAGCAAGATTAAGTACCGACCAAGCAAAAGCTCAGATACAAAAACAGAGAGACCAAGTCAAAGCTCAGTTCACAGAACTACTTAAGGATGATACAAGGTACAAGCAAGCTATAGAAAATCCCAATATTCCACAACAGCAAAAAGAATTACTCCAAAGGTTTAAGAAAGACCCCAAAGCACTTGATAAATTTATTGCTGACCAAAGCGATCCAACACAGTTGGCAACTCAACGCTTAACCCAAATCCGTCAAGATAAGGAAGCTGCTGTCAAGCGAGCTAAAGATTCAGCTTTCAAGTCTGGATTGCGAGTTAGTATAAGCAGCTTACTGCTTTCTATCGGCTACAGCATCATCGGCTGGACAGGGTTGAGAAGCAAAGGTACTGCATCTGGTGGTGGCAAGCGTAAAGCTACTGCACGCTAA